Proteins from one Candidatus Bathyarchaeota archaeon genomic window:
- a CDS encoding stage II sporulation protein M, with protein sequence MNPIDILSILFQYSLLHLYMPIVKSVGFSHPLTFTIIAAHNTFSLTYLLFTVAVAYPALRKKAWLIPTAVTIMWAIICINLMVTLNISTTTAIAAVLPHGWLEFTAIAYWTNAMRKAAQNNNMPKPINTPTFKEYLKALTRPKKLMSLAKTDMKVSFKATKLSLGILCRNLKKAYITTLILIATAALIETYMTPQIMFLINSL encoded by the coding sequence ATGAACCCAATTGACATACTAAGCATACTCTTCCAATACAGCCTCCTCCACCTATACATGCCAATAGTTAAAAGCGTAGGTTTCTCGCACCCTCTCACATTCACTATAATCGCCGCCCACAACACCTTCAGCCTAACTTACCTGCTCTTCACAGTGGCCGTCGCCTACCCTGCCCTCCGCAAAAAAGCGTGGCTCATACCCACCGCAGTAACTATAATGTGGGCAATAATCTGTATCAACTTAATGGTAACGTTAAACATTTCTACTACGACTGCAATCGCTGCTGTCCTTCCTCATGGATGGCTTGAATTCACAGCAATAGCTTACTGGACAAACGCTATGCGCAAAGCCGCACAAAACAACAACATGCCAAAACCAATCAACACTCCAACCTTCAAAGAATACCTCAAAGCCTTGACGAGGCCTAAAAAGCTAATGAGCCTAGCCAAAACAGACATGAAAGTCTCATTCAAAGCGACAAAGCTTTCATTAGGAATTCTCTGCCGAAACCTCAAGAAAGCTTACATAACTACGTTAATCCTAATTGCAACGGCGGCTCTGATAGAAACTTATATGACACCTCAAATAATGTTTCTTATCAATAGCCTTTAA
- a CDS encoding roadblock/LC7 domain-containing protein: MAPRKRKSSKVALKEEEEKPEIALDFSEELETQIKKAQELAEAKRAEKKELKKDNAPKGDKIKQNIDKVNTKEGVIGYILRNAKSASIDLKDSTKIIDFAVLSSSALEAGEELSNTFELGDVKYVLVEGNTTKFLSFTAEDNRVSVFMEKNVDHNRVYKDLLS; this comes from the coding sequence ATGGCACCTAGAAAACGCAAATCAAGCAAAGTAGCCTTGAAGGAAGAAGAAGAAAAGCCCGAAATCGCACTTGACTTCTCAGAAGAGTTAGAAACGCAGATAAAGAAGGCACAAGAGCTTGCGGAAGCAAAGAGAGCTGAAAAGAAGGAGCTGAAAAAAGATAATGCCCCCAAAGGAGACAAGATAAAGCAAAACATTGACAAGGTAAATACGAAAGAGGGAGTAATTGGCTACATTCTCAGGAATGCAAAGTCTGCAAGTATCGATTTAAAAGATTCAACGAAGATTATCGACTTTGCGGTTTTATCTTCTTCAGCTTTAGAGGCAGGTGAGGAGCTTTCGAATACTTTTGAGCTTGGCGACGTAAAATATGTATTGGTAGAAGGAAACACCACAAAATTCCTTTCTTTCACTGCTGAGGACAACAGAGTAAGCGTGTTTATGGAGAAGAACGTGGACCACAACCGCGTCTATAAGGATCTGCTGAGCTGA
- a CDS encoding fibronectin type III domain-containing protein, which translates to MKRFLKSRKALSPVVAAIILIAVTVAVSIAVAAWMGALTFTFMQTEELAFTGYTWDSSSTKYWIRITVKNTGSSDMTISGVRVNDVDADDWGYTPTYSLAAGNSVTFNVTRSGGAEYTSGTKYEFTVITAKGNMFGPYIKTAP; encoded by the coding sequence ATGAAAAGATTTCTAAAGAGCAGAAAGGCGTTGAGCCCAGTAGTCGCAGCAATCATACTAATCGCCGTAACAGTCGCAGTATCAATCGCAGTCGCCGCTTGGATGGGAGCATTGACATTCACATTCATGCAAACAGAAGAATTAGCATTCACAGGCTACACGTGGGATAGTTCAAGCACTAAATACTGGATTCGAATTACTGTCAAGAACACTGGTTCATCAGACATGACAATAAGTGGGGTTCGAGTCAACGATGTGGACGCTGATGATTGGGGTTATACACCTACCTATTCATTAGCTGCAGGCAATTCTGTGACGTTTAACGTGACTCGTTCAGGAGGAGCAGAGTATACGTCTGGTACTAAGTACGAGTTTACGGTGATTACGGCGAAGGGCAATATGTTTGGTCCTTACATAAAGACAGCTCCTTAA
- a CDS encoding cyclic 2,3-diphosphoglycerate synthase, with amino-acid sequence MKKAKVIIMGAAGRDFHNFNVYFRNNDSYEVVAFTATQIPGIEKRNYPPELTGPKYPQGIPIYPEDKLPELIKNYDINEVVFAYSDVPHEYVMHKASLAMSFGADFRLMGPSTTMIKAKVPVVSVCAVRTGSGKSQTSRKVAALLKKMGFRVAVIRHPMPYGDLAKQIWQRFASYEDLDKHECTIEEREEYEPHIANGTLVFAGVDYEKILREAEKEADVIVWDGGNNDLPFYHSDLFIVVADPHRPGHELTYYPGETNLRMADVIIINKVDTASPEGVETVRKNIKTVNPEALVIEASSPITVDNPDLIKGKKVLVVEDGPTLTHGNMAYGAGVIAARKLGASEIVDPRPYAVGSIVETYKKYSHLGTLLPAIGYGKEQIKELEETINSTPCDVVVIGTPIDLRRVLQINKPTVRTKYTLKELGSSTLEDVLKKHFQK; translated from the coding sequence ATGAAAAAAGCCAAGGTAATCATTATGGGGGCAGCAGGCAGAGACTTCCACAATTTCAATGTCTACTTCAGAAATAACGATTCATATGAGGTAGTAGCCTTCACTGCCACCCAAATACCTGGAATCGAAAAACGAAACTACCCTCCAGAACTCACAGGGCCAAAATATCCACAAGGAATCCCCATATATCCAGAAGATAAATTGCCAGAACTCATAAAAAACTACGACATCAACGAGGTTGTTTTCGCCTACAGCGACGTACCTCACGAATACGTCATGCACAAAGCATCGCTAGCAATGTCTTTCGGAGCAGACTTTAGGCTAATGGGCCCGTCCACAACAATGATAAAAGCCAAAGTTCCAGTTGTTTCTGTTTGCGCAGTTAGAACTGGTTCTGGAAAAAGCCAGACTTCGCGAAAGGTAGCTGCCTTGTTGAAGAAAATGGGTTTCCGAGTCGCTGTTATAAGGCATCCAATGCCTTACGGAGATTTAGCAAAGCAGATTTGGCAACGGTTTGCGTCCTACGAAGACCTTGATAAGCATGAATGTACAATTGAAGAGCGAGAGGAATATGAGCCTCACATTGCCAATGGAACACTGGTGTTTGCTGGCGTAGACTATGAAAAAATCTTAAGAGAAGCAGAGAAAGAAGCAGACGTAATTGTCTGGGACGGAGGAAATAACGACCTTCCCTTCTACCATTCAGATCTCTTCATAGTGGTTGCGGACCCTCACAGGCCAGGTCACGAGCTTACATACTACCCTGGAGAAACAAACCTGAGGATGGCAGATGTGATAATTATCAACAAGGTTGACACCGCTAGTCCGGAAGGTGTTGAAACTGTGAGGAAGAACATTAAAACAGTGAATCCTGAGGCTTTGGTCATTGAAGCATCGTCTCCCATCACTGTAGACAACCCAGATTTGATTAAAGGAAAAAAAGTTTTGGTTGTGGAGGATGGGCCTACGTTGACGCATGGCAACATGGCTTATGGCGCAGGAGTTATCGCAGCTAGAAAGTTAGGTGCAAGTGAAATCGTCGATCCGAGACCTTACGCTGTAGGCTCAATAGTGGAGACTTACAAGAAGTACTCTCACCTTGGAACATTGCTTCCCGCTATTGGATATGGCAAAGAACAAATAAAAGAGCTAGAGGAAACAATAAACAGCACGCCATGTGACGTTGTGGTTATTGGCACTCCCATAGATTTGAGACGCGTCTTGCAAATTAACAAGCCCACCGTGAGAACAAAATACACTCTTAAAGAACTAGGCTCTTCAACTCTTGAAGATGTGCTAAAGAAACACTTCCAAAAGTGA
- a CDS encoding cyclophilin-like fold protein, giving the protein MTEESITRVLIKFSIENVGEAEGELIRHLAPRTVDAITKTLPIEGRMALWKEEVYFEIPIKMGDEKAKPKVEKGTIAYWPMGNALCVFYGESQPYSPVNIIGKVTKNLEIFADAKSGTKIKVEKA; this is encoded by the coding sequence ATGACTGAAGAAAGCATAACCCGTGTGCTAATCAAATTCTCTATAGAAAACGTCGGCGAAGCCGAAGGCGAGCTAATTCGCCATCTAGCCCCTAGAACAGTTGACGCCATAACCAAGACGCTTCCGATAGAAGGCAGAATGGCTTTGTGGAAAGAAGAAGTCTACTTTGAAATTCCAATTAAGATGGGCGACGAGAAGGCTAAACCGAAGGTTGAGAAGGGTACAATTGCTTATTGGCCCATGGGAAATGCTCTCTGCGTCTTTTATGGCGAATCCCAGCCCTACAGTCCCGTCAACATAATTGGAAAAGTAACAAAGAATTTAGAGATCTTTGCTGATGCAAAAAGTGGAACAAAAATCAAAGTAGAAAAAGCCTAA